AATGGGGACCTAGGTGTGATTCACGCTGTTGAGACGACTGGTATCGATCAGGCAGACCCAAATGGTACGGCTCTAGATTTCCCCAGTCGTTGTCTTATACTGACCGTCCCGTTCAGCCTTTTTCGTGTCCTTTTCCGAGCAGTCTGGCGGCATCTTCCTTGATTTCGGTATCCACACCGTCAGTCTCAGTACTTTCTCCCACACACACTATCCACTCAACTAACCCGGTACTAGGTCGACGCCGGACGATACCTGTTAGATGTCAAGGCCGGCCTCTCCAACCCCAAGAAGCAAGTAAACAGAGTCATTGCCTTCGGCCAGGTAGCTGTCTATGGGGACTTGGCTAAGTATGGCGACGCCGACAACGCATGGGGCCTCGTGGAATTTGCCAATGGCAAGATTTTCAAGACTTACCTCGGTCGCACTCTAACCAGCGGCTTTGAGGACACGACTAGATTGTGCGGCACCAAGGGGCATTCGATCATCAGTGCGAACTCGAATGTTGAGATTCGGGACCATCTCGGGATTCGCACACAGTCTGTGCCTGATGCATTCACTCTCTTCGATGCCACGTTCCTGGCTGATCTTTCTGAGTTCGCCGATGCCGTGCTTGATAACAAGCCCATGACCTGTCAACCGGAGGATGCCTTCGAGGCGGGCAAGATCTGCGCTGCTTTACAGTACTCCTTCCGCAAGGGTGTACCTGTGTATTTCGACGACGATGGTCTACCCATCATGGAGTCCAAATGAGTCATGAAACAATTACAAATATCttaaaatagaaaaaggagaatCATCATGCGATAAGTACACTTCATCTACATATTCACGGCACCATAGAACTGAACTAAGAAACAAATTAATCATTACGAACTAGTCTCTGGGCTGTTCACACTGCAGATCTGTGCAACAAAATTAGTTATTGGACGTGACTCCTTTTTATAACCCTCACAACTAATGGCGATCCTATCGCGCCACTTGTCCTTGGTGTCCTTGAGCATAATAAGAGATTTTTGTGGGATACCCACCCTACCGCAAGAGATCTATCTATCCTCGTTAGTGCGAGGTCTCCCGCAAGAAAAACCTTACATATAGAATAAGGGCCTGGGATTGATGTCGCGAATTACCTCTTCTGTTGTCACCCTGCTTAGTGAGGCCTGTCGTGGGAAGGGTTATGTAGGGTTGTGTCATGTGAAGGACGACGATTCTTTGGGCTGATGTTATGATTCAAAGATCATTGTAGCTAATCGCCGAGGGCCATGTCATTAGATAGGTCATTTCGTACTATATAGCTAATATTGAGTCAAGTCATGATAGTTCATAAAATTAACAACCACATTCGAAAGGCAACGTGGTTACAAAAACGTGGGTAGGACAGGATATTCCAGTACGAGTTATCTGCTATTAAAGCCA
This window of the Aspergillus oryzae RIB40 DNA, chromosome 8 genome carries:
- a CDS encoding putative NAD binding Rossmann fold oxidoreductase (predicted dehydrogenases and related proteins) produces the protein MTVSPGNRRIKFALFGLGRLGVIRARILAFQQPRIELVAVCDTKPGTDKWAAENLPPSVKHFSEPQECLKNSGAEAVLICTATATHAPLILQALDLGLHVMCEKPVSVDIATTQAVVEKAASRPDLKFLVPFTRRSFFVSFSEQSGGIFLDFGIHTVDAGRYLLDVKAGLSNPKKQVNRVIAFGQVAVYGDLAKYGDADNAWGLVEFANGKIFKTYLGRTLTSGFEDTTRLCGTKGHSIISANSNVEIRDHLGIRTQSVPDAFTLFDATFLADLSEFADAVLDNKPMTCQPEDAFEAGKICAALQYSFRKGVPVYFDDDGLPIMESK